A single genomic interval of Lepidochelys kempii isolate rLepKem1 chromosome 13, rLepKem1.hap2, whole genome shotgun sequence harbors:
- the LTB4R2 gene encoding leukotriene B4 receptor 2 produces MPDATMNSCLHTSSNVTLLTSSVSSVTGIVFLLLAALIGLPGNLFVVWSILWKMKPSCRSVTCLLVLNLAMADGAVLLLTPFFILFLTFKTWFFGLAVCKGVYYLCCVNMYASIFIITLMSVDRCLAVSRPYLSQAIRKKHLVVKILAALWAAAVLLAVPAFVYRQLLSDQSGRWLICEPCHATPGLAVFHFTMETVVAFVVPFAVIVGCYSAILVQLRGRRWHRRGARTGKLIAAVVLCFAALWVPYHVVNVLQVASNVASGRVAESLGHAWKAGRAGATALAFLSSSINPVLYVFAAGDLIKTSGAKFIAQFFEGASGEVHKKSPSQRDLDKDTVAREGMEIGQLQAWGEGAKQDGTIGQLTPPGQDPHQAAAP; encoded by the coding sequence CCTCGGTCTCCAGCGTGACCGGAATCGTTTTCCTCCTCCTGGCCGCTCTGATCGGGCTGCCGGGCAACCTGTTTGTGGTGTGGAGCATCCTGTggaagatgaagcccagctgccGCTCAGTTACCTGCCTGCTGGTCCTCAACCTGGCCATGGCCGACGGGGCCGTCCTCCTGCTCACGCCCTtcttcatcctcttcctcacttTCAAGACCTGGTTCTTCGGCCTTGCCGTCTGCAAAGGCGTCTACTACCTTTGTTGCGTCAACATGTACGCCAGCATCTTCATCATCACACTCATGAGTGTGGACCGCTGCTTGGCCGTCAGCCGGCCCTACCTCTCCCAAGCCATCCGCAAGAAGCACCTGGTGGTCAAGATCTTGGCCGCCCTCTGGGCAGCGGCTGTCTTGTTGGCTGTCCCGGCCTTCGTGTACCGGCAGCTGCTGTCAGACCAGTCAGGGCGGTGGCTGATCTGCGAGCCGTGCCATGCCACACCGGGCCTGGCTGTCTTCCACTTCACCATGGAGACGGTGGTGGCCTTTGTGGTGCCCTTTGCAGTCATTGTGGGCTGCTACTCCGCCATCTTGGTGCAGCTGCGGGGCCGGCGGTGGCACCGCCGGGGAGCACGGACAGGGAAGCTCATAGCCGCCGTGGTGCTCTGCTTTGCTGCCCTCTGGGTGCCCTACCACGTGGTCAATGTGCTGCAGGTGGCCTCCAACGTGGCCTCAGGGAGGGTGGCGGAGAGCCTGGGCCATGCGTGGAAGGCTGGCCGGGCGGGGGCCACCGCCCTGGCCTTCCTCAGCAGCAGCATTAACCCCGTCCTCTACGTCTTCGCCGCCGGGGACCTGATCAAGACCTCAGGGGCCAAGTTCATTGCCCAGTTCTTCGAGGGGGCCTCCGGGGAGGTGCACAAGAAGTCGCCCtcccagagggacctagacaaggaCACAGTGGCAAGGGAAGGCATGGAGATAGGGCAGCTAcaggcatggggggagggggccaaGCAGGACGGGACCATAGGGCAGTTGACACCCCCTGGACAGGATCCACACCAAGCTGCAGCCCCTTAG